The following nucleotide sequence is from Aspergillus luchuensis IFO 4308 DNA, chromosome 1, nearly complete sequence.
gaAGTGCAGGGGGAGGTGCACAGGTAGTTCTCCAACCAGGCGACGTTCTTGACGTCCAAGTGGTTGGTAGGCTCATCGAGCAGCAGGATATCGGGGGACTCGAACACGGCACGGGCCAGAGccagcttcatcttccatccaccagagagggaggtgatggGACCCTCGAACTGCTCACGCAGGAAACCGAACTCCTCGAGCTTggcctcgacctcctcctggCTAGTCTGGACACCGACCTCGCGGAGCTTCTTGATGGTCCAGCCAATGACGGTCTGCTCAGTATCGGCGGCATCCAAGTCGTGCTCAACGTAGACGGTCTTGACCTCATCCTTCTTGGGGAAGCCCTCAAGCTGCTCGTTGTTGATGGCACGCATGAGAGTGGTCTTACCGGTACCGTTGGGGCCGAGCAGACCGTAACGCTGACCACGCTTGAGGCGGAGGCTGGTCTGGTTCAGCAGAATCTTGGCACCGTAAGCCAGGGAGAAAGTGCAGTTGCACagatcctcaccctcctcctcgtcggagagaacctcatcctcagcagCGGCACCGGGGGAGGCGCGCTTGCGGAGGGTCTCGACGATGGGCTTGGCCTCCTCGTCACCAACGATGGCAGCGATGTAGGGAAGGGCGTTCTGGGTCCAGCTGGTGACCTCGGCGTCCTTCTCGTCGACGAGCTGACCAGCGATGGCAGCAACGTAGGTGATGACGGACTCGGCCTTCTCAGCCTGGGCGGAGAACTTGGAAGAGAGAATCTCCTTGAGGATAGCGGAGACGGTGGAGATGTCACCAGCGGTGGAGATCTCGGGGATCTTGCCGTTCTTGACATCACCGACACGGCACAGGGTGTCCAGACCCTGCTTGGTCTTACCACGAGCCTCGGGGTCGGCCAGAGTCTCGTAGTTCTTCTCAAGACGGGGCATCAACTTGGGCAAGAAGGGAGCGACAATCTGGGGGTCCTCCACGAGCTTACACATGTTGTCAACGATGACAGCGGACTTACGCTTGATGGCAGTCTCACGCTCAACCAGACCACGGTCCAGCAGGGGGACCATGATGGCGAGGGTGGGTCCGGTGACATCGGAGACGAAAGTGGTAGCACCGAGCAAGTGAACGGTCTCGGGGACGTTCTCGGGCTTGGCGATACACTTGATGAGCTCGGGAATGAAACGCTCAATATCCTTGTTGACGATCAGACCGCAGACCTTCTCCATGGTAGCGTAGGCAGCCTTCTTGATGTCGGCCTTGGTGTCCCACATGGCCTCAGAGACAACGGGGATGAGCTCGGGGACACGGAAAGAGAGCTGAGCGGGGGCAGTCTCGACGAGAGCGTTGATGCACTCGAGAGCAGCCAGCTTCTCCTGCCACTTCTGGGCGTTGGCGAGGGACTCGAGGACGGGGGGAAGGACAGCCTTGACGGCGTTGCCGTTGACACCCTTCACGATGGCGAGGGCAGCACCCTGGGCGGCGTTCTTGACGGGAACCATCTTGTCACCGACGGCGGCAAGGACGGGGCCGAGGAGGGTGACGAGGTGAGGCTCAACACCAGGAGCGATGGTGGCGTGGGAGGCAATAGCACGGATACCCTCGCAGGCACGCTCACGGACAACAGCAtccttcttgttgctgaGCTGCTTCTGGAAGGTCTCGACAGCCCTGAAAATTTTTCATGTTAGCCATCCGCCACCGACCACATAGACGGCAGAGCGGGGTATTCTGCAGGTTATACATACTTGAGAGGGAGAGCCTGCTCGGGGATAGGGCCGCTGAACAGGTGGGCCAGGTTGTCGGCAGCAGCGTTCACCTCATcctgggaggaagagatgtTGAGGTTCTTGATGAGGTCCTCAAGGACAGCGACAGACTGAGCAGTCTCCTTGCCGGAGACAGCAGGAACGGACGAAACATCAACAGCAGGCATTTTGATCGTGAAAGACGATGTCGTAACGtcggagagagaaaaaaggaagaagaaaaaggaggagaaaagaagcgagaACGGGTGGAAAGCGTTCTATTAGGGTATCTCGATAAGAGGTGGCGGGCCCACGAAACCGCGTCTGGAAATTTTCACAGCACGCAGCAAACGCTCTAACACGGCCGCACAGgcaaaatctatttttttgtCCGAGAAACgacaaaaaacaaaacaaattTTTAAGATAGAGGAGCAAACCTCTTagaagagagagatgaaggatggggagaaaaagggagggaggaggggggggaagcGAAGGTGGGTGGAGGAAAGTGATATTTATCGCTTTGTGGCCTGCGTTTCGCCGCCCAACTTTTTTCAGTCCCGCCGCCAGTCCCAGAAAATCTCTTTTAATGAAAAAATTTTCGCTGTTCCTTAGAATTTGTCCCGCACTAACTTCGTTTCCGGTGTAGCGGCGATGGGCTGTCGAAGCAACCAACCGTGGCTCGTGAATGACTCTATCTGCAGCCGCTGATTGGCTGGACTTTCGTTTTCGCTGAGTCAGCCGCGTTGAACCCTCAGCCAAGGTTGCCCTGGTTGCTGCTCAACCATCAGGTTCGCTCCATCCTCACGGTCTGCCCGCTGCCATCATGGATCTTTGAAGGTTATTCCTGGCCATCGCCTTCCTGCCGTTCGTTCCGACTCTTTTCCGTGCGGGAATCAGCGGAGATGGAGCAGTGGGAGCGGATATCTTGGGAAATCATGATAGCCTTCCCCGACCGATATTACCCCGTCAAGAGGGATTGTGATTATTTTTACATACTTTCTGCTACTTTGTAACATATGGGATGGGCTGCCAGCCAATCCCCTTTCAGATCATCGAGCCATTTGCAAGCATCATCAAGTTGCCCCTTTCTTTGACAGGGCTGAGAGGGTCTTGAGCACAGCCGGTTTCTGTACcaccctttctcccccttaTTGTTACTTCTGAGGATACTTGGAACGTCGCAGAATCCTCCCTACCGTTGTCCATCCCAAGTCTGGGGAAATTATTGTCAGGCTTTCATCGCTTATGGCGGAACGAACATCTTCACATGTGTATGCCAGCGTAGCAATGCTGTGAGGACAGTTCAGTACTTACTCTTCAGACTAGCCAGTCATCAATAGCCATTAGTTATTCATACCTTGAGCCGGTCTAGGCTGACGGGCGAAAACGGAGAACGATCTGGCTCCGGGCCATGGCTCTTGGTAACTCTAACTTAGTAGAGTTTTCGTTATTATGATTTTTGATTTTACCCCCTTCTGTTATCCCTTTTCTGAAGTCTTTCTGCCTCGAAGGGGGGCTGCGCCACTTCACCCCGGGAATGATCAGAGGTGGCGACCGGCAtgaaagcagcagcatctgcaGGGCCAACCAAGCCATGATGACACGGAGGGGCGGAGACTAGCCGGCCGCAGTAGATTATTATCAGTCTATCTATCAGGATGTTGCACCCCCGGATTAATGGCGTGTCAAGGACATTATCAAGGTATGTGCCAGCATGCAGCGCCATCATGATTTGAATGATGGTTTGTCGATGCATTTTGTGGTAAGATGCAGGCAGGCCTGGGAAAATCCTGCCCGAAGCATAACCATGTTGTTAAGAAAAGGAGCATTATACTTTTGCGCCCGGAGATTGTTCCCCAGAGAGTCATGGATGCCTTATTATTGCCAAACACAAAGGGATAGGCGACTAAACACTCTCAGGCATAATTCCGGGGTTTAAGCGTCGCAAACACACGTCTGAAACAATGGCTCATTGGCAGGAGTCGATGCATCACCGCCATTTGTCTGACTCAGGCTTTTCTCACCGCATTCAAATATAACTGGCTTTAATCACTTTTCTTTACGTTATGTTGCCGATTGGCGTGTTGAGACCAAGTAACTTTACAGCCCTTCTTCAAAGTGATATCCAGGCCTGCCGCCTCAGCCAACCCGAGAACCGTGCCTTATGATGTGCACCGTCAGTCTTCAGAATATGGGGGCCCCCCTCTTATCGCTCTTATCGGCTATCGAATTTTGAGTTCAATTTTCTCCGGatctccttccattccttaTCCCCCGCGAAAATATCCAAATCTGCAGTGGCAACCTGCAACCAACCACACTATTGCCACAACAACGGTGGAAGTAGAAACCTTCTTAGAACTCGTGAGCGCTATTCGCCCATGATGGTGGGTCGACACGTTGTTTTCCTACCGACACCTCGGAGTCTCTAAAGTGCACATCCAAtactcttctcctctcttcgcGAGATGGCAAAGTACCCTTAAAAGTATCTATTTGGCAGATACAAATTGTCTCTCTACCTTCACTAACCATCATGGTTATCTCATGATGAGTCATTAGTAACCATTACTATCCCTTTTGGGTGTTGCCCCGGGTGCTAACCTTCAGCGCCCTTGGTACAGCaaattactacttactatattCTGGACCTCAATCTAAACCTGCTATCAGACAATCGCGTCGCGTCTGTCTTACCATAATTCTGTCTCTTGAATATCCAACAGTTCCAATCCACGACATCATGGAGTAATATACAAAGTAATAGTTCGCTCTCGCTTCGGCTCATTCACATCTAACCATGGAAGAGTCAAGAGGCGGAGCACTATAAGTAAAGAGAGCCACACAGATATATCAATCTGTTGTCACAAGTTGTCCTTAATCTACATCAATTTCAGGCTCCTGATAAATTTAACCCGTGTTAGCTGCTTGCGACGTAGCGTGCGTGATTCCCGCCTCAGAACTGCGTCAGGAATGTTGACGATGCGCAAGAACTATACTTACACAAGTCCGGCCTTTGACCGACTCATGCCGTCCCATGCTGTCATGGCTTGAATTTATCTACGTGATACAATTAGGGCATGGCGAGGACACATGACGACATTGCTCGATATGTCGTGATCTGGTACTAATATACCATAAATCCCGAGTACAACTGACGAAACCCGTTTATTGTAGTTAGTCATCGCACTTGATGAAGACAATCGTACGGTCGCAGTATCACACGTTGGTTCGCTGAGGATACATGTCTGCTTAGATACGAGGAAATATCAAGAGATCGAGACATTTGCTGACTGAATGATATGGGTTGTTCGATCGATTCGTGTGGTGGTATCATGAGAACTGCTCAGGACAAGATTGGAATAAGTAGCCAAAATTAAAAGGCTTACATATGAacagcatcattggtctagtggtagaattcatcgttgccatcgatgaggcccgtgttcgattcacggatgatgcactcgaattttgttttttttctttctatatttgcTCCCGCCGACTGACCGCTGCGCCGATGTCATGATGGTGTAGCTTTTTCCTTCATTGTTACAATAGAGCGTATGAGACAATATACATACTGACCTTTCTATCAGTACATGTCAAGGCGAACGGGAAAATGCATTCGATCTATCTGGTCTCAAGAGTTTGGGTTGGACAGTAGGTATCCTCCCGAATTCTTCATATCACTCATTCTATCTCGCACAAATCCAGAGGATACCTGCCTTGTTTGTGTATAGGCCGTAAAGGTCTGTGTCACCAAGCAACGTGAGTCTTAGTAAGACCGGCAAGTGCAATGGTAAATGGGACAAAGAGGCAACCACATGACTACCTAGCCTCTCCCTCCTAGCATCGTCAATTTTGTGTGCCTCAATAGATCATAATGTAATACTAGCTGCATCACTTCTAAGTCCTTTGGTCGACAGCATCGATATCCATACTACCCATTATGTCGGATTCATTCCGCCAGTATTATTACGACCAGTACGATGACCCACAGAACTGCTATGGCCAGCAAGCTGCTGGATATAGTCACGGAGATACTCCTGGCAATTATTCTTCAACGCAATACCAGCAAGGACAGCGTTCGCAGTACGCATACAATCAGGCTCTTGTATGTCTATCTAATATTACCAATCCCGTATGCGCATGCCTCATGGGTCGTAAATAATCCATGGAGATAGCAGCAAGCTAATTTGTTAGCCTACCAATAACCATTATGTGAATCCATCCCCAGGCAGCCATCCTGCACAAGATCAGCAAAGCTATACACCTTCCTACGACGCAAGGCAACCAGATGGACATCGGCATGAGCAACCCACGTCCATGAGATGCGAGCAAAGCTCATCTTATCTACCACAGACTCAGCATCGGCAAGGCCAGAATGTGTCTTACTATCAGACGCAGTCAGAGCCTGTCCCTACTACAGACACATCCGAAGGTGAAAAGGGGTTTATCTCGCATGAAGCCGGCGTCATCGGCAGGGGCGCTCTAAGTCACAAGCTGGGAGATGGGATGCTGGGTGTTGCAGGAGGTGCATTGGCAGGCGCTGCAGGCATGAACATCGCAAGTAAACTGTAAGACTGcctatgatgatgactggcATACGTACGCTGACATGTGTTTTCCTCAGACGCAAGAGGCATAAGAAGAAACACCATGGCAAGAGTTCCCGTCGTTCAAGCTCCAGTCCCAGCTCAAGCTCCAGTTCCAGCTCAAGCTCGAGTTCAAGTTCCTCTAGTGATAGCCATTAGGAAATCATAAAAGCAAGCAAAGAGTATTCATACAAAAGCAGATATAAATGTGGTGCGCAGCTGGCCAGCTATCCCGAGCTAGCCTCTGCCTGCTGCCTGGTAGACACATTTTATTGTATACGTAAACCAAATTGTCCAGTCGATAGTCAGTCCACAATAGCAGAATATTCTACATGGCATCAGACAGAGAATGACTATGTAATGTTGAGAGATTCACTCTAGTCAGGATCGGCTACCTTCCCAACTTCTTTGGCTAGAATACCTGAAGGACACTTCCTCGCAACGGAGTCATTAACCTCATCACCGTTTTGCTTGTGAATCATTTTGCATTCACTTTTCTTTCACTCCCGTGTTGACTGTATGTCTCGTATCGATTACCGTATTAATGACCGACGCCTGTAGTGACAACCCCTCTTCTATTCACCTTGTGTGAAGCGTGACCAGACCCTTTTGGGACATCAGGGTATAGGGCCCACAatcttctatatatttctccctcgtcttcttcttctctttccttctcttctcctcttcgttATCTACaacctctctccctccccataTCAATATACGTAGTAAGTTATCTCATGATGGACTCTGGTGATGAGCGAGAAGAGTGTTGATCTTCTGTTCTTCTCTCAAGACAATTACATACATTACTGACTATTCGCCAAAGACATTCCCGAGCCACCGCCTCTGCTCCCACACCTCGCGGGCCCACTCAGGCACAGCTCGAGCGGTCTAAGGTAAGTTCTCTATATTAGAAGATGTCTGATTAAGATTGATCTGATAACATACTGTTATGTCATTGATAAATGTTGATACTAACTAAGTTTATAAATCATAGATGCCCTCGAAGATGCCGGAGTTGAGGTCCCGGAGGGGTAAAACTCCCTCCGGGACCTCACCGAAGGCCAGAAGCTGCGGAAGAAAGAGCTGAGAGAAGAGATAGCACGACTGAAAGAACTTGAGCGAGAATATCATGAAGATTACATTAATGCACTTGAAGATGCCGGCATCGTTGTGCCGGAGGGGGTTCTGCCCCCGACAAGGGTGCTCACCGAAGCCCAGAGGCTAAGGAAGAGAGAGCTCCGGCGCGAGCTGGAGCGTCTCAAGGCACTGGAACAGGAGTACCGGGAGGATTACAATGTGAAGATGGACGAGTGGTCTACCTCCCGGAAAGAGCTAGAGGATCAACTTTCAGCGCTGGACCAGGCATACTTAACCCCATTATCGATGCCCTCGAGGATGCTGGTGTAGTTATCCCAGAGGGGGTTTTAACCCCCCACAAGAGATCTCACAGAAGGGCAAAAGTTGCGGAAAAAAGAAGTGAGAGAAGAAATTACGCGACTGAAAGGACTAGAGCAAGAACATAATGAAGCTCTTCGAGTCAAAACTGAACAATGGGACTGCCTTTGCCCCCCCATATCAAGATACGTAGTAAGTTATCTCATGATGGACTCTGACTCTGGTGATGAGCGAGAAGAGTGTTGAtcttttgttcttctctcTAGACAACTACGGAAAGGTGAGCATGAGTCTAAGCAGCTCAGGTGATGCAATATATCTGATGATACTCTGTGCGTCTAACTCCCCCGCGTCGTAGTGTCCGTCGTCCTGATgccactgctgctactgcagCTGCTACATCTCGTCGAGGTGCTCGTCGTCCTCtccccaccgccgccaccgccgcTGCTCCCCCTCATCGCGGGCCCACTCAGGTTCAATTGGAACGCTCAAAAGTAAGTTTTCTATATTAGAAGATTTAGTGTATCTATGTGGTACTGTACTGGGTTCTGTGATATCATACTGTTATGTTATTGATAGATATTGATACTAagtttatagattattaatgCCCTCGAAGATGCCGGGGTTGAGGTCCCGGAGGGGGTTCTACCCCCCCCGGGACCTCACCGAAGGCCAAAAGTTAAGAAAGAAGGAGTTGAGAGAAGAGATAGCACGACTCAAGGAAAGAGAACGTGAACACAATGAAGCTCTCCGTGTGAAGACCGAGCAATGGGACACTGCCCGCAAAGGGCTAGTGGATGCTGTAGAACGCCATGACTCTGAACGCGCCGAGTCGTTTGCGCCCGACTACCAGTTGTCCAAAGAGTTGGACGAGCAGATCAAGTCCGCTGTCGCGGAAATCAAAGGTCTCGAGCAcaacatcttcttcacccgTTTTACTGCATGTATTTAGATCATCTTCGTTATCAGACACTTACAAACAACAAGACGCTTCTGCACGTTTCCAGGAAGCTGTCAGCTgatccttcgcctcttcttcctgcgtgGTCTCCGACGATCACCtcttccaaccaaccaaccaaccacccagCCCCTTGAGATCTAGATAGATCAAATCCATCTATCTTTGACCCTTTGTCTTGACTATTGATTTGTCTGCAAGTTCTTGAAGAGGATGTAGGCGCCTTCGATGTAGCTAGAGAAATGTTCCCTCATATTCTTATCGAGCAATGTGCCGTCATCGTTCGATGGCAATTGTAAATCAAATGTCATTGTTATACGGGCAACAGTTGTCCTCATGTTCATGAGTGCTAGCGGTTTGCCGATGCATGCGTAGGGGCCTTGAAATAGTTAAATTCGCAATTACAGGCGTGGTTAGAATAAGCAGACACGTTACTGCCACACCGGCCAGatttcctccacaccggccttcgctcatgccacaccctctgcctatcttataaaataagatccCATCCATTTAAGGCAAGGCTTGGGCTCTAGAACAGGCGGAATCCTATCACCTGCTACTCTTAGGACTTTTGTTCCTGAGGCATGGGTTCAGCATCTTAGGTATTGAAATTTACCCATGTTGGAAAAGCAGTAAAACAAATCAGAGAGGCCACATTTTAAATGAATGGGACCTTACCTTACAAGATAGgcggagggtgtggcatgagcgaaggctggtgtggaggaagcctggccggtgtggcggtagcgcctccctcAGAATATTGGCAAATCCAGCAACTGAAAGATATAACCCACCGAGTAAAAAAGGAGCATAGGCAGATCCATATTTCATCGCCTCAGGGTATCTGTACCACCTCTCAGGGAGGAGCCGATTTGCATTCTCGTAGAAGGCATTGGCTAGAAAGGTGAGCATTTGCTTTTGTCAGACTGAGGGATTATATAGTCCACTTACATCTTCCAATAACCCATTGCGGGCAAGAAACTGTCATGTTTCCTGGTATGTAGGTGTCACCGATCATGATGCCCTCTGGTGGTGTCTTTCTAGGAATAATGCTTCCAATTGGAGGATGTAGACGGAGCACCTCGTTGATAAACCCATTGAGATGTCTCAAGCCCGCGATTTTCTCGTGCATATACTCCCCGCTAGGCTCGACAGCACATAGACTTAGCTCCTCGCGGATCATCTTCACGTGTACTGGGTGTTTAGCCAGCTCGTAGATAATGGTGATTAGAGCTGCTGCGGTAGTGTCACTATCGTTCACTTGTGAGTCTGCCTTGCTAGAAAGAATAGCTTCGAAGAGGTGCATACCTCCCTGCTGCAATTATCAATTCAACATCCCCAAGCAACTGATAGAATTCTTTAGTTGTAGGTACTCGTCCTTGCAACTCCACGAGCAGCGACGAGCTGATATCGGGTATATCGGGCGTTTCCTAAAAGCATAAGCGATTTAACCGAGCATAAAACAGCGGAAAAAGCCTCAAAGACAATACCCTCATTCTCGTCTTCAAGCGCTGATGGCTAAACTCCTCATATCGCAAAGCATCCTTGTTCATCCCCGGTATGGAGCCCAGCAGCCGAAGGGCCCAGATAGGCACGGAGTATTCCAACGGTTTGAGCATATCATTCAATATCTGTATTGCCCAGTGGTTGGCACTAGCATCTAACATGCCGAAAGTTTTACCGAAAGCTAAGTCGCCCATCACATCGTAGCTGTACCATGTGAGATAATTGCTGATGTTAATAGCTTGACCATCGCCGGCTGATGTTAAGAGCTTGATCAGCTTTTCTCGGTAGACTTGAATGCGTTTTTCGTATGCTCGAAGTGATTTATCGCTGAAGCCTGGACTCCATACTCTCCGTCGTTGGTCATGAGCTTCCCTGTTTCGATGTGCATGTAGCGATTGCACTGGTGCACCGAGGTCATAGAAGGGCGCTTTAGTACAGGAGGACTTAAATCCATAGATGATATTTACGGCATCGGGGTGGATTATGGAGAGATCAGATGGGCCTATGCGCACAAATGGTCCGTACTTCTTATGCAACTCTTCGAGGACCTGGTAGAGGGGTTGGTGAAGAAGCTTTGCTGGTAGCCAGAACCCAGATAGACGTGCACCTAGGGGGCCGGGAAACTGTCCTAACGGATGAAGAAACGTCCTGTAAATGATGAGGCTGCAGTATAGGCCCAGCAGATGTGTAGATATTAGGCTCAGAGATGCGGTGCTTGCTCGCGTAAATGAGATGTTTTGTGCATATTGAATCGTTGCAGCAACTAGTATCGACAAGCCACCATATGTGTAGAGATACCGAATCGGATAGAGATGGTGTTCGCCAGAGCGAAAGTAGAGGCTGTGAGCTAGCACGCCTAGAGTGAATGCTCCAGCTTGTAGTTGTAGTCCATTTTCCATAATCATGACCACAGGCTTGAAGCCAAACTTGTGACGAGAAGGGCGTTAGTGATATCAGGAATTGCTAGAGAGCGACGTTTAATCTAACAAGGACTTACAACAGTGAAGTTGTATCGATGCTGCCTAGTGTTCATGATGAGTTCAGTCGGTGGTACAATCAATGCCAATCTTATGTCGGCTTACCCAAATTCTTGAATGGTCTTTTCAAGTGTGCGGCAATATTGTCCATCTGCTCTCACAGTCGCATGAAGCGGAGAAACCCGAGCAGGACATGTATGGGCCCTGAATCTGGGACCCCTTTTTCGCATTTGTTCTATCGTTTCCTGCAATCCTGGCGTGATTTAAGCAGGCTAGTACCCATCCTTGACATCGCCTGAACTGGTACTATGCTTGTGACATGTAGCCGGTTGAGCTTTCCAATCGCCAGTTATTTAAGGTCATACGATGTACCTGGTAGATGCCACATCTGTCCATCTTTGTGCATTGTTGTGGACCCATTTTCACGCCAGCCCCCTCTCTCCTTAATTCAAGGGAACTAAATTAGTCCCTGGaattttcttctccaaaaTAAACAGTAAAGGGATCCATTCTGCACCTACCGAAGAGTATCTCTATGGCCCAAAATCAGGTCTTTTCAAGCACCCCCGTATTTTCTTGAAACGTCATTAACTCTAAACCAGAGTCTCTCAGCGCCAATGCGCTCCATAAACTTCAGGCGGCAACACCGGAGTTCGGAAATTTACTACCTGCAGCGGAGTGTTAAGGTTTTCGAAGAGCGTTGCATATCTGAATGGTTACACAAGTATCGGCTTTGTGCCCGCCTTGTTGTGGCTTTCTGTTTAGAATGCATATATGCCCGCAGGACAGACAAGTGCGACATTCCTCAACCTCGTTCGGGGTGGGAACGGTAAAATCCTTGATCATACTGCCTTTTGTATAAGGGCAATACACTGACTTCTTGGACCAACAGATCTGCGAGCATCATCTACCTCGAGAGATAAATTAAACCAAAATGGCCTCACCTTTCCTGAGGGACGAAgtctcatctcatccaaaAGGTGTGGAGGCATCACCACCTGACGATTTGCCTGAGAATCAGAAGGCGAACGCTGGCACCGACTCCCAGACAACCTCAAAACCATGGGATACCATCGTGAAATACCAAACCTCAACCAATGGTGCCGAATCGTCCTGGTGGCGGAACATTGGCCCACTCCTTGGTCGGCTGCTGCAACTAACAGGCTACTCTGTGCCTATGCAATTCGAATATCTACTCTTCGCGCGGAATCACATTGTCCCCGCTCTCGGACCGTATCCGCAGCGCTGGCCAAGCGTTATGACCTATACCGACCTGCCGATTGAGATGAGCGTTAATTTCCAGGATCACCATGCATCGACCGTTCGTGTGGGCATTGAGCCGATCTGTGAGTTTGCGGGAACATCTAGTGATCGGTTCAATCAGACTGCTACGGAGCGGTTGGTTGGTCGACTGTCTACATTGGGAGGACTCGACCGCATGCTGTACCATCATTTCGTTAGGGATTTTGGAATCAGTGAGACGGAAACGTTGAAGGTGAAACAAGGGGAGTTTGAGAGGGACTCAGTGCAGTCGATGTATAATATAGGGTTCACCTTTGAGAGGGTTGGGGCAGCTAGTGTGGATACGAAGGGGTATGCTTTTCTCaggctgaaggagaaggcgtCTGGCGTGCCTATGCAACGATTACTCCGTGATTCATTGAACCAGCTAAATGTGACAGCAGAGAGAAGAGACAGTGAGGCAGTCCAGAAGGTGATTGACTACATGGAAGAA
It contains:
- a CDS encoding cytochrome P450 (COG:Q;~EggNog:ENOG410PHH6;~InterPro:IPR001128,IPR036396;~PFAM:PF00067;~SMCOG1034:cytochrome P450;~TransMembrane:4 (i64-82o94-112i124-145o532-552i);~antiSMASH:Cluster_1.18;~go_function: GO:0005506 - iron ion binding [Evidence IEA];~go_function: GO:0016705 - oxidoreductase activity, acting on paired donors, with incorporation or reduction of molecular oxygen [Evidence IEA];~go_function: GO:0020037 - heme binding [Evidence IEA];~go_process: GO:0055114 - oxidation-reduction process [Evidence IEA]); the encoded protein is MRKRGPRFRAHTCPARVSPLHATVRADGQYCRTLEKTIQEFGQHRYNFTVFGFKPVVMIMENGLQLQAGAFTLGVLAHSLYFRSGEHHLYPIRYLYTYGGLSILVAATIQYAQNISFTRASTASLSLISTHLLGLYCSLIIYRTFLHPLGQFPGPLGARLSGFWLPAKLLHQPLYQVLEELHKKYGPFVRIGPSDLSIIHPDAVNIIYGFKSSCTKAPFYDLGAPVQSLHAHRNREAHDQRRRVWSPGFSDKSLRAYEKRIQVYREKLIKLLTSAGDGQAINISNYLTWYSYDVMGDLAFGKTFGMLDASANHWAIQILNDMLKPLEYSVPIWALRLLGSIPGMNKDALRYEEFSHQRLKTRMRETPDIPDISSSLLVELQGRVPTTKEFYQLLGDVELIIAAGSDTTAAALITIIYELAKHPVHVKMIREELSLCAVEPSGEYMHEKIAGLRHLNGFINEVLRLHPPIGSIIPRKTPPEGIMIGDTYIPGNMTVSCPQWVIGRSNAFYENANRLLPERWYRYPEAMKYGSAYAPFLLGGLYLSVAGFANILREALPPHRPGFLHTSLRSCHTLRLSCKVRSHSFKMWPL
- a CDS encoding uncharacterized protein (COG:S;~EggNog:ENOG410Q20Z;~InterPro:IPR033964,IPR017795,IPR012148;~MEROPS:MER0066227;~PFAM:PF11991;~antiSMASH:Cluster_1.18;~go_function: GO:0016765 - transferase activity, transferring alkyl or aryl (other than methyl) groups [Evidence IEA];~go_process: GO:0009820 - alkaloid metabolic process [Evidence IEA]), with the protein product MASPFLRDEVSSHPKGVEASPPDDLPENQKANAGTDSQTTSKPWDTIVKYQTSTNGAESSWWRNIGPLLGRLLQLTGYSVPMQFEYLLFARNHIVPALGPYPQRWPSVMTYTDLPIEMSVNFQDHHASTVRVGIEPICEFAGTSSDRFNQTATERLVGRLSTLGGLDRMLYHHFVRDFGISETETLKVKQGEFERDSVQSMYNIGFTFERVGAASVDTKGYAFLRLKEKASGVPMQRLLRDSLNQLNVTAERRDSEAVQKVIDYMEEGGGFNEYTYLAWDFVDSAKSRIKVYGVLGDLRMEKVKEVWTMGGRLKDSATMQGLELVRRLWGFLEGNGQQGQHPSKAPILMWNYEIRPGRDEPIPKLYLPLLGRNDMFVAKTLARFFDSLGWADEARSYVANVQYLFPDEDLKQSARLHSWVSLAYTSQAGVYVSVYYHSSLA